A single genomic interval of uncultured Sphaerochaeta sp. harbors:
- a CDS encoding sugar ABC transporter permease yields the protein MKYSQKRINSIWYNPQVAAWVFLFPSLVSLMVFVFIPLLTAFLMSFFDVNIFLSSIKFSGFSNLKELAEDSRFWNSLKNTFQYTFLSVFIGTTFSLAMALYVSKNSIFRKLLRFSFYAPVVCSMTAMGIVWSILLDPTIGMIAKWTQMIGLPKMEFLKNPDMAMPLVVFVSIWKTFGSAMIIFIAALHAIPNVYYEAAVIDGAGVWIQFIRITLPQILPVLGFNVITSTIAGLMVFDQTYVMTRGGPLFRTETIVQYLYSRAFSISPFRLGYASSIAMILFFIIAVISVVLYRFFLKNENRVSGNE from the coding sequence GTGAAATACTCGCAAAAAAGAATAAATTCAATTTGGTATAATCCACAAGTCGCTGCTTGGGTGTTTTTATTCCCTTCCCTTGTATCTCTTATGGTATTTGTTTTTATTCCTTTATTAACTGCATTCCTGATGTCCTTTTTTGATGTAAATATTTTCCTATCTTCAATAAAATTTAGTGGATTTTCAAATTTGAAAGAATTAGCAGAAGATAGCCGATTCTGGAATTCATTGAAAAACACTTTCCAATATACTTTTCTTTCTGTGTTTATCGGAACAACGTTTTCATTGGCCATGGCTTTATATGTCAGCAAGAATTCCATTTTCCGGAAGTTATTACGTTTTTCATTTTATGCTCCAGTAGTTTGCTCAATGACTGCGATGGGAATCGTTTGGTCCATATTACTAGACCCTACAATCGGTATGATAGCTAAATGGACACAGATGATTGGTTTACCCAAAATGGAATTTTTAAAGAATCCAGATATGGCAATGCCACTCGTTGTATTTGTTTCAATATGGAAAACTTTTGGTTCTGCTATGATCATTTTCATAGCTGCTCTCCATGCAATTCCCAATGTATATTATGAAGCTGCTGTTATTGATGGAGCAGGGGTATGGATTCAATTTATAAGAATAACTCTTCCACAGATTCTACCGGTACTAGGATTTAATGTTATTACATCAACAATTGCAGGTCTTATGGTATTTGACCAGACATATGTAATGACGCGCGGAGGTCCTCTTTTCAGGACAGAAACCATTGTCCAATATTTATATTCCCGTGCATTTTCAATCAGTCCTTTCCGCCTAGGGTATGCATCCTCAATTGCAATGATTCTTTTTTTTATCATCGCAGTAATTTCTGTGGTTCTGTATAGATTTTTCTTGAAAAATGAAAATAGGGTATCTGGGAATGAATAA
- a CDS encoding ABC transporter substrate-binding protein codes for MKRILLFLVLITCMVSMVFAAGEKEASASSAEGTEISFWNGFTASDGDILREIFDRFNAENPQDIKIDMDIMPWGNMLEKLAVSVSTKTGPTLILLGLENIPEYSQSGALLSLNDFWEWSGLDKDNYSPNVLKAFQYNNNTYGIPMQYNSHYLYWNKDLFREAGLDPETPPKNFSEFIEYAERLSDPAKEQYGYAFAADSAVITNFLWSNGGDWITADNTKSAINSPEAIQVFKMFQDFTKNKISPTGMTGADLDNLFYAGKVAMYINGPWLIAGCREKGIDFGIGSIPASDSGNKEFIGTGVAFMITSSATKEQKIAAYEVIKYWLSKDILKEWTLRNGFPAWSQEVLDDPEVQENLIQSELGTITQYTRIPFEGLPESTQILSDYVNPILEQLTYLRISPSEAAAKMEEGINKVLSNR; via the coding sequence ATGAAACGGATTTTGTTGTTCTTGGTATTGATCACATGTATGGTCAGTATGGTATTTGCAGCTGGAGAAAAGGAGGCAAGCGCCTCCTCAGCAGAAGGTACAGAAATATCTTTTTGGAATGGTTTCACTGCTTCAGACGGTGATATTCTCAGAGAAATATTTGATCGATTCAATGCTGAGAATCCACAGGATATTAAGATTGATATGGATATAATGCCATGGGGAAATATGTTAGAAAAACTTGCTGTTTCTGTTTCCACTAAGACAGGTCCGACATTGATTCTTCTGGGTTTGGAGAATATTCCAGAATACAGCCAAAGTGGTGCTCTATTATCGCTGAATGATTTTTGGGAATGGTCAGGACTTGATAAGGATAATTACTCCCCTAATGTGCTGAAAGCATTCCAGTACAACAATAATACTTATGGTATCCCTATGCAATATAACTCTCATTACTTGTATTGGAATAAAGACTTATTTAGGGAAGCAGGACTTGATCCAGAAACCCCCCCAAAGAATTTCTCAGAATTTATTGAGTACGCTGAAAGACTTTCTGACCCAGCAAAAGAACAGTATGGTTATGCCTTTGCGGCAGACAGTGCAGTAATCACCAATTTCCTTTGGAGCAATGGAGGCGATTGGATAACTGCAGACAATACTAAGTCAGCGATTAATTCACCAGAAGCAATCCAAGTTTTTAAAATGTTCCAGGATTTTACAAAAAACAAGATTTCTCCTACTGGAATGACCGGTGCCGACTTGGATAATCTATTTTACGCTGGAAAAGTTGCAATGTATATAAATGGTCCTTGGTTGATTGCAGGGTGTAGGGAAAAAGGAATTGATTTTGGGATCGGTTCAATTCCTGCTTCTGACTCAGGAAATAAAGAATTCATTGGAACAGGTGTAGCTTTCATGATTACTTCAAGTGCCACTAAAGAACAAAAAATTGCTGCTTATGAAGTTATCAAGTATTGGCTTTCAAAAGATATTTTAAAAGAATGGACATTGCGTAATGGATTTCCAGCTTGGTCACAAGAAGTCTTAGATGATCCTGAGGTCCAGGAAAATTTGATACAATCGGAGCTTGGTACTATTACCCAGTATACAAGAATACCTTTTGAAGGGCTTCCTGAATCGACCCAAATTCTTTCTGACTATGTGAATCCAATTCTAGAGCAATTAACTTACTTGAGGATATCTCCAAGTGAGGCAGCTGCAAAAATGGAAGAAGGTATTAATAAAGTTTTAAGTAATAGATAA
- a CDS encoding V-type ATP synthase subunit K (produces ATP from ADP in the presence of a proton gradient across the membrane; the K subunit is a nonenzymatic component which binds the dimeric form by interacting with the G and E subunits): protein MGNLEFIGLACALALSALGSGLGAGAAAQAAVGGWKKCYANGKPAPFIMVAFAGAPLTQTIYGFLLMNFIAAAIAAGASSTLALGVGVFGGAAIGLSAWMQGKTAACACDALAETGKGTANYFIVIGIVETVALFTLVFSLLALQ, encoded by the coding sequence ATGGGAAACTTGGAATTTATTGGATTGGCATGTGCATTGGCTCTCTCGGCTCTTGGGTCGGGTCTTGGCGCTGGCGCTGCTGCCCAGGCAGCAGTTGGTGGTTGGAAGAAGTGCTACGCGAACGGTAAACCTGCTCCGTTCATTATGGTTGCATTTGCCGGTGCTCCGCTTACCCAGACCATTTACGGGTTCCTCTTGATGAACTTCATTGCCGCAGCCATTGCTGCAGGGGCCTCATCAACTTTGGCATTGGGCGTTGGTGTGTTCGGTGGTGCAGCTATCGGACTCTCTGCATGGATGCAGGGAAAGACTGCAGCCTGCGCATGTGATGCACTTGCTGAGACTGGAAAGGGTACTGCAAACTACTTTATCGTTATCGGTATTGTTGAGACAGTTGCTCTCTTTACCTTGGTCTTCAGTTTGCTTGCCTTGCAATAA
- a CDS encoding ATPase: MIVPMKKAYIVVQAHNGRTMLRDLRKGGLLHITSEQVQSQKIEQLQKRYDQIYNLRNVILDLQDKKHMPAQSEVSDEVFYELLERYQGLLETRDDLLEEIKADSAQIEELKEWGDFDPEEVRQLSHEGIKLFFYTLSKKDLKNLDSSIQYIELSPVAGQMAIATVGEALDSSVPAKPFTLSEHGLGFLQNRKASDESRLKDVVKALKEAGNYLDAFSFQLKKLEMAMRFEEVGEQLEGGDDLVWLSGYLPETKADDFISLAKQKGWAYQLDDVTEEDTPPTLIKYPKGVGIIKPVFDILGTVPGYRENDVSTWFLLFFTLFFAMIIGDAGYGIIFMATAVLLHAKAKKANTMVMLLYVLSIATIVWGSLTGTWFGSKEILLAVPFLQTLVIPSISNYPELFGLTASTAQNTVMKFCFIIGTVQLSLACILNVIHKISKKDLSFVADIGWLMDILALYFVVLQLVIGETANLMYVAGVVGLGFLLVVVFGSQGPGIKFGKGLASGLGGFFTTFLNTISAFSNIMSYIRLFAVGMASVAIAQSFNSMAGGMLSGFALVAGILVLVIGHSLNIVMGLLSVVVHGVRLNLLEFSGQLGMEWTGIAYEPFTQTVEEN, encoded by the coding sequence ATGATTGTACCAATGAAAAAGGCCTACATCGTCGTTCAGGCACATAATGGCCGTACCATGCTCAGGGATCTCAGAAAAGGTGGTCTGCTCCATATAACCAGTGAACAGGTCCAGAGTCAAAAGATTGAACAGCTCCAAAAGCGTTATGACCAAATATACAACTTACGGAATGTCATTCTTGATCTTCAAGACAAAAAGCATATGCCTGCCCAGAGTGAAGTCTCTGATGAAGTGTTTTATGAACTTCTTGAACGCTATCAAGGACTCTTGGAGACAAGAGATGACCTATTAGAGGAAATCAAGGCTGACTCGGCTCAGATAGAGGAGCTTAAGGAGTGGGGTGATTTCGACCCAGAGGAAGTGAGGCAATTATCCCATGAGGGGATCAAGTTGTTTTTCTATACCCTTTCCAAGAAGGACCTGAAGAACCTGGATTCCTCAATCCAATATATTGAGCTTTCTCCTGTTGCTGGACAGATGGCCATTGCAACTGTAGGGGAAGCACTCGACTCATCCGTTCCAGCCAAACCCTTTACCCTGAGTGAACATGGTCTTGGCTTTCTACAGAACAGGAAAGCTTCAGATGAGAGCCGCCTGAAGGATGTAGTCAAAGCTCTCAAGGAGGCAGGTAATTATCTTGATGCTTTTTCATTCCAATTGAAGAAGCTGGAGATGGCAATGCGCTTTGAGGAGGTGGGGGAACAGCTTGAAGGGGGAGATGACCTGGTCTGGCTTTCGGGCTATCTTCCAGAAACCAAGGCAGATGACTTTATATCCCTTGCCAAGCAGAAGGGTTGGGCATACCAATTGGATGATGTCACGGAAGAGGACACTCCGCCAACTTTGATCAAATACCCTAAGGGAGTGGGAATTATCAAGCCCGTGTTTGATATTCTGGGAACCGTTCCTGGTTATCGTGAAAATGATGTCAGTACCTGGTTCCTGTTGTTCTTCACCCTGTTCTTTGCGATGATCATCGGAGATGCAGGTTATGGTATTATCTTCATGGCGACTGCTGTTCTTTTACATGCAAAAGCCAAGAAAGCCAATACCATGGTTATGTTGCTCTATGTACTGAGTATAGCAACAATTGTGTGGGGATCATTGACTGGTACCTGGTTCGGATCGAAGGAAATCCTTTTGGCAGTTCCATTCCTCCAAACATTGGTGATTCCTTCCATTTCCAACTATCCTGAACTTTTTGGTTTGACTGCCAGCACAGCTCAGAATACGGTCATGAAGTTCTGTTTCATCATTGGAACGGTTCAACTCAGCTTGGCTTGCATTCTCAATGTAATCCATAAGATTTCCAAGAAGGACTTGAGCTTTGTTGCCGATATTGGGTGGTTGATGGACATCCTTGCCCTCTATTTTGTGGTATTGCAACTGGTTATTGGAGAGACAGCCAATCTCATGTATGTAGCTGGAGTGGTTGGATTGGGATTCCTCCTTGTCGTGGTTTTCGGATCACAAGGTCCCGGCATCAAGTTTGGAAAGGGACTTGCCAGTGGGTTGGGTGGTTTTTTCACTACCTTCCTCAATACCATCAGCGCATTTTCAAATATCATGAGTTATATCCGTTTGTTCGCTGTTGGAATGGCTTCTGTTGCCATTGCACAGAGTTTCAACAGTATGGCAGGTGGAATGCTTAGTGGATTTGCACTTGTTGCTGGAATCTTGGTACTGGTAATCGGGCACTCCCTGAACATTGTAATGGGGCTGCTTAGTGTAGTGGTGCACGGTGTGCGCTTGAATCTATTGGAGTTCTCTGGTCAGCTCGGCATGGAGTGGACTGGGATCGCATATGAACCGTTTACCCAAACGGTAGAAGAAAACTGA
- a CDS encoding V-type ATP synthase subunit D — MAVKLTKNEQKLQKDRLKQYQRYLPTLQLKKQQLQMVIRQISAEVASLKKKQEALVQDMQTWIAVYHENTAFASELKVEKLIKIDKVVKAKGNIAGVTIPVFKELTFVPISYDLADYPLWVDKGLESLRDLARYDALIATLEQQVRLLEKELRTTSQRVNLFEKVKIPEAKDNIRRIAIYLGDQQTAAVVRGKIAKKKLMQGA, encoded by the coding sequence ATGGCCGTCAAACTGACCAAGAACGAACAGAAACTCCAGAAGGACAGATTGAAGCAATACCAGCGTTATCTGCCGACCCTGCAACTGAAAAAACAACAGTTGCAAATGGTTATCAGGCAAATTTCTGCTGAGGTGGCTTCACTGAAGAAAAAGCAGGAGGCGCTCGTTCAGGACATGCAGACGTGGATTGCTGTGTATCATGAAAATACCGCATTCGCTTCTGAACTGAAGGTTGAAAAGCTCATCAAGATAGACAAGGTGGTTAAAGCAAAAGGCAATATTGCCGGTGTAACCATTCCAGTATTCAAGGAACTGACCTTTGTTCCCATCTCCTATGATCTTGCTGACTATCCTCTTTGGGTGGACAAGGGACTGGAGAGCCTTCGTGACTTGGCTCGTTATGATGCCTTGATCGCAACACTGGAACAACAGGTGAGACTCCTTGAAAAAGAGTTGAGAACCACCAGTCAACGGGTGAACCTTTTCGAGAAGGTGAAGATACCTGAGGCAAAGGATAATATCCGTCGTATTGCCATTTACTTGGGTGACCAGCAGACTGCTGCTGTCGTCCGTGGTAAGATCGCCAAGAAAAAGCTGATGCAGGGGGCATGA